A genomic window from Flavobacterium phycosphaerae includes:
- the rlmD gene encoding 23S rRNA (uracil(1939)-C(5))-methyltransferase RlmD — protein sequence MGRKVTNKVIFENITVLDAGAKGVSVAKAPEGQVIFIPNVVPGDVVDVQTLKKRKAYFEGKAIKFHQYSADRVDPVCQHFGACGGCKWQNMNYDKQLFYKNQEVFNNLKRIGKIELPTFEPILGSAKQFFYRNKMEFGFSDTRWMTDAEIQSGVEFGNKNALGFHIPRMWDKILDIEKCHLQEDPSNAIRNEIKHFATDNNIEFFNARHHTGLLRTLMIRTASTGEIMVLLQFYKEDKAQRELLLNHIYEKFPQITSLQYVINGKANDTLYDQDIKLFKGREYILEEMEGLHFSINAKSFYQTNSDQAYELYKITREFAGLTGNEVVYDLYTGTGTIAQFVSKQAQKVIGVEAVPEAIADAKENAKRNSITNCEFYVGDMKNVFNDDFIAQHGQPDVIITDPPRDGMHKDVVEQILKIAPEKVVYVSCNSATQARDLALMDEHYKVTRVRPVDMFPQTHHVENVVLLEKR from the coding sequence ATGGGAAGAAAAGTAACCAACAAAGTCATATTTGAAAACATAACGGTTTTAGATGCCGGTGCCAAAGGCGTATCGGTAGCCAAAGCCCCCGAAGGTCAAGTCATCTTTATCCCCAACGTCGTACCTGGCGATGTGGTGGATGTACAAACCCTCAAGAAAAGAAAAGCCTACTTTGAAGGCAAAGCCATTAAATTCCACCAGTATTCTGCCGACAGGGTTGACCCGGTTTGTCAGCATTTCGGGGCTTGTGGCGGCTGCAAATGGCAAAACATGAACTACGACAAACAGTTGTTCTATAAAAACCAAGAGGTATTCAACAACCTTAAACGCATCGGTAAAATTGAGTTGCCCACCTTTGAGCCCATCTTAGGTTCAGCCAAACAATTCTTTTACCGAAACAAAATGGAGTTCGGTTTCTCCGACACCCGTTGGATGACCGATGCCGAAATACAATCAGGAGTCGAATTTGGCAATAAAAATGCCTTAGGCTTTCACATTCCGCGTATGTGGGACAAAATCTTAGACATTGAAAAATGCCATTTGCAAGAAGACCCTTCGAATGCCATTCGCAACGAAATCAAACACTTTGCTACTGACAACAACATAGAGTTCTTCAACGCTCGTCATCATACCGGCCTATTGCGTACGCTGATGATTCGTACCGCCTCTACCGGAGAAATAATGGTGCTGTTGCAGTTTTACAAAGAAGACAAAGCCCAACGCGAACTGTTGCTGAACCATATTTACGAGAAGTTTCCGCAAATTACCTCTTTGCAATATGTGATTAACGGCAAAGCCAATGATACGCTTTACGACCAAGACATCAAACTGTTCAAAGGCCGAGAGTATATCTTAGAAGAAATGGAAGGCTTGCATTTTAGCATTAACGCCAAATCGTTCTACCAAACCAATTCGGACCAAGCTTACGAACTATACAAAATCACTCGTGAATTTGCCGGACTTACCGGTAACGAAGTGGTATATGATTTATACACCGGCACCGGAACCATTGCGCAATTTGTTTCCAAACAAGCTCAAAAAGTGATTGGTGTAGAAGCCGTTCCTGAAGCTATTGCAGATGCTAAAGAAAATGCCAAGCGCAACAGCATCACCAACTGTGAGTTCTATGTAGGCGATATGAAGAATGTTTTCAATGACGACTTCATTGCACAACATGGCCAACCCGATGTCATCATCACCGACCCACCGCGTGACGGGATGCACAAAGATGTAGTGGAACAAATCCTGAAAATAGCGCCTGAGAAAGTGGTTTATGTAAGCTGCAACAGCGCTACCCAAGCCCGTGACTTAGCTTTGATGGACGAACATTACAAGGTAACCCGCGTACGACCGGTAGATATGTTTCCGCAAACGCAT